In one Pangasianodon hypophthalmus isolate fPanHyp1 chromosome 22, fPanHyp1.pri, whole genome shotgun sequence genomic region, the following are encoded:
- the usp12a gene encoding ubiquitin carboxyl-terminal hydrolase 12A, producing the protein MEILMTVSKFASFCTMGANASALEKEIGSEQFPVNEHYFGLVNFGNTCYCNSVLQALYFCRPFREKILAYRSQPRRKENLLTCLADLFHSIANQKRKVGVIPPKKFITRLRKENELFDNYMQQDAHEFLNYLLNTIADLLQEEKKQDKQNGKLANGTLDSQKSNSTPPSSTWVHEIFQGTLTNETRCLTCETISSKDEDFLDLSVDVEQNTSITHCLRGFSNTETLCSEYKYYCEECRSKQEAHKRMRVKKLPMILALHLKRFKYMEQLQRYTKLSYRVVFPLELRLFNTSGDATNPERLYDLVAVVVHCGSGPNRGHYIAIVKSHDFWLLFDDDIVEKIDAQAIEEFYGLTSEISKNSESGYILFYQSRD; encoded by the exons ATGGAAATCCTAATGACAGTTTCCAAATTTGCCTCTTTTTGTACCATG GGCGCCAATGCCTCCGCTTTGGAGAAAGAAATTGGCTCGGAGCAGTTCCCTGTCAATGAGCACTACTTCGGACTGGTTAAC TTCGGGAACACCTGCTACTGCAACTCGGTGCTCCAGGCTCTGTACTTCTGCCGGCCGTTTCGGGAGAAGATCCTGGCCTACAGGAGTCAGCCCCGGCGCAAGGAGAACCTGCTCACCTGCCTGGCCGACCTGTTCCACAGCATCGCCAACCAGAAGAGGAAGGTGGGCGTCATCCCTCCGAAGAAATTCATCACACGGCTGCGCAAAGAGAACG AGCTCTTTGATAACTACATGCAGCAGGATGCACACGAGTTCCTCAACTACCTGCTGAACACTATAGCTGACCTGctgcaggaggagaagaagCAGGACAAGCAGAATGGCAAACTGGCCAACGGCACGCTCGATTCACAGAAGAGTAACAGCACTCCTCCGTCCAGCACATGGGTACACGAGATCTTCCAGGGCACGCTGACCAACGAGACGCGCTGCCTCACCTGCGAGACG aTAAGCAGCAAGGATGAGGACTTCTTGGATTTGTCTGTGGACGTTGAGCAGAACACTTCAATCACACACTgcctcag GGGCTTCAGTAATACAGAGACCCTGTGTAGTGAATATAAATACTACTGTGAGGAATGTAGGAGTAAACAGGAGGCACACAAAAG GATGAGGGTGAAGAAGCTGCCCATGATTTTAGCCCTGCACCTGAAGAGATTTAAATACATGGAGCAGCTCCAGCGCTACACTAAGCTAAGCTACCGCGTGGTCTTCCCTTTGGAGCTCCGCCTCTTCAACACGTCCGGAGACGCGACCAATCCCGAAAGGCTTTACGACCTCGTCGCCGtggtggtgcattgtgggag CGGGCCCAATCGCGGACACTACATCGCTATCGTCAAGAGTCACGACTTCTGGCTACTTTTCGATGATGACATCGTAGAG